A stretch of the Ensifer sp. PDNC004 genome encodes the following:
- a CDS encoding DUF1772 domain-containing protein, which translates to MIPLIPALAFAAAIGSGLMAGLFFIFSVCIMQALSRLPPEQGIAAMNAINVVIQNPIFLSAFMGTALLALALIVVAFLSGGEGRWWLAAGGVAYVVGVLLVTIVFNVPMNDALAAAAPGQAATDLWHERYLTDWVWWNHVRTFASIGALAFFILGFARA; encoded by the coding sequence ATGATCCCCCTGATCCCCGCTCTGGCGTTTGCCGCCGCGATCGGCTCCGGCCTGATGGCCGGGCTGTTCTTCATCTTCTCGGTCTGCATCATGCAGGCCCTGTCGCGGCTGCCGCCGGAGCAGGGGATCGCTGCGATGAATGCGATCAATGTCGTGATCCAGAACCCGATCTTCCTCAGCGCCTTCATGGGCACGGCCCTGCTCGCCCTGGCGCTCATCGTCGTCGCCTTCCTCTCGGGCGGCGAGGGGAGGTGGTGGCTTGCCGCCGGCGGTGTCGCCTATGTCGTCGGCGTGCTGCTGGTGACCATCGTCTTCAACGTGCCGATGAACGACGCGCTCGCCGCGGCAGCCCCCGGTCAGGCGGCGACCGATCTCTGGCATGAGCGCTATCTGACCGATTGGGTCTGGTGGAACCACGTGCGCACCTTCGCGTCGATCGGCGCGCTGGCGTTCTTCATTCTCGGTTTCGCCCGTGCCTGA
- a CDS encoding TetR/AcrR family transcriptional regulator, with product MIPDASPATLPADDEPALRRTPSQKRSRERVEQILACATALIQEKGSDAMRMSEVAEKAGISIGSLYQYFPDKAAIVRTLAERYNAVCNECIAAELAKVTSIAELRDAFSLLFDIYYEMFLAEPVMRDIWSAMQADKALREIDLAQSRAGGKLLADVWARLVPETPREEIDSAAFLIMHLGDCTMRLAVSVERAEGDQIVEAYKRMTIKDFVADGPRGGAHSIDNSMTQS from the coding sequence ATGATTCCAGATGCAAGCCCCGCCACGCTTCCCGCCGACGACGAGCCTGCGCTGCGCCGGACACCGAGCCAGAAGCGCAGTCGCGAGCGCGTCGAGCAGATCCTCGCCTGCGCGACGGCGCTCATCCAGGAAAAGGGCAGCGACGCCATGCGCATGAGCGAAGTCGCTGAAAAGGCTGGAATTTCGATTGGCTCGCTGTACCAGTACTTCCCCGACAAGGCGGCAATCGTGCGCACGCTCGCCGAGCGCTACAATGCGGTCTGCAACGAGTGCATCGCGGCCGAACTGGCCAAGGTGACCTCGATCGCCGAGCTGCGCGACGCCTTCTCGCTTTTGTTCGATATCTATTACGAGATGTTCCTCGCCGAGCCGGTCATGCGCGACATCTGGTCGGCGATGCAGGCCGACAAGGCGCTGCGCGAAATCGACCTTGCGCAAAGCCGCGCCGGCGGAAAGCTGCTTGCCGATGTCTGGGCCCGGCTTGTGCCGGAGACGCCGCGCGAGGAAATCGACAGCGCCGCCTTCCTGATCATGCATCTCGGCGACTGCACAATGCGGCTTGCAGTCTCGGTCGAGCGCGCCGAGGGCGACCAGATCGTCGAGGCCTACAAGCGCATGACCATCAAGGATTTTGTCGCGGATGGACCGCGCGGCGGCGCGCACTCAATTGACAACTCCATGACACAATCCTAA
- a CDS encoding NAD(P)H-binding protein, translated as MSQKITLVLGGTGKTGRRVAERVRERGIAVRIGARSASPSFDWTDEVTWAPVLENVDRIYVCFQPDLAVPGSVEVIAKFSSLAVSAGVKRLVLLSGRGEDEAEAAERALQASGADWTVIRGSWFFENFDEGFLAEGVLSGSVFLPVDTVTEPFISCDDIADVAVEALLDDRHVGKVYSLTGPRLMTFADAVAEIAAAANRPISYQAIPVADFAAHLQADGVPDDYVELIRYLFSSVLDGRNSNLTSDVEHVLGRRPRDFAAYARETAATGVWSLAA; from the coding sequence ATGTCTCAGAAGATCACACTGGTTTTGGGCGGTACCGGCAAGACGGGGCGGCGGGTGGCCGAGCGCGTTCGGGAGCGGGGCATAGCGGTCCGCATCGGTGCCCGTTCGGCGTCGCCTTCCTTCGATTGGACGGATGAGGTGACCTGGGCGCCGGTCCTTGAAAACGTCGATCGCATCTATGTCTGCTTCCAGCCGGATCTGGCGGTACCGGGCTCCGTCGAGGTGATCGCCAAGTTCTCGAGCCTTGCCGTCAGCGCCGGCGTCAAGCGGCTGGTGCTGCTGTCGGGGCGCGGCGAGGACGAGGCGGAAGCGGCCGAGCGCGCGCTGCAGGCCTCCGGCGCCGACTGGACGGTCATCCGGGGCAGCTGGTTCTTCGAAAACTTCGACGAAGGGTTCCTCGCCGAGGGTGTCTTGAGCGGTTCCGTCTTCCTGCCCGTGGACACGGTGACCGAGCCTTTCATCAGCTGCGACGACATTGCCGACGTCGCTGTCGAAGCGCTTCTCGACGACCGCCATGTCGGGAAGGTCTATTCGCTGACCGGCCCGCGGCTGATGACCTTTGCCGACGCCGTGGCCGAAATCGCCGCGGCTGCCAACCGCCCGATCTCCTATCAGGCGATACCGGTTGCCGACTTCGCGGCACACTTGCAGGCCGACGGCGTGCCTGATGACTATGTCGAACTCATCCGCTATCTCTTCAGCTCGGTGCTCGACGGGCGCAATTCAAACCTGACGTCCGATGTCGAGCATGTGCTTGGGCGGCGTCCGCGTGACTTTGCAGCCTACGCTCGGGAAACCGCAGCAACTGGTGTTTGGAGTCTTGCCGCATGA
- a CDS encoding ferric iron reductase: protein MRLNDHRPTAEIAAPFAQQALAVADHLRAQFPEAAVSLGSAASEFSAPDDFWAAGSAGLEAGLAYQDFFGVGMTDRIRAAHLIAFYSRQLSVVLGAFHLGAGLQLEVAGVRFEDWARLHRGAEVAGKRYRFCLQPPATERKGREEDVSVFEQGFIAHLTPVIAVLKARTGLSSGAQWRLAADALAGAFLEIGRAIGEEARGMAEALAIVKRPGSRLYSDELCYEQIAAVDPASGEHISRQYRIRCGCCLYFKTEGGSFCDTCVLLEPEDRRARLVTHLMQNGGA from the coding sequence ATGCGCTTGAACGACCACCGGCCGACAGCGGAGATCGCGGCCCCCTTTGCGCAGCAGGCGCTGGCCGTCGCGGACCATCTGCGTGCCCAGTTTCCGGAGGCTGCCGTCTCGCTCGGGTCGGCGGCGAGCGAATTCAGCGCGCCGGACGACTTCTGGGCTGCGGGCAGCGCTGGCCTTGAGGCGGGGCTCGCCTATCAGGATTTCTTCGGGGTCGGCATGACCGACCGGATCCGTGCGGCGCATCTGATCGCCTTCTATAGCCGTCAGCTGAGCGTGGTCCTTGGCGCGTTCCATCTCGGTGCCGGGCTGCAGCTGGAGGTCGCCGGCGTTCGTTTCGAGGATTGGGCACGGCTTCACCGTGGTGCCGAAGTCGCGGGCAAACGCTATCGTTTTTGCCTCCAGCCGCCGGCGACGGAGCGCAAGGGTCGGGAGGAGGACGTCAGCGTTTTCGAACAGGGCTTCATCGCTCATCTGACGCCCGTCATTGCTGTCCTGAAGGCACGGACGGGCCTCTCGAGCGGGGCGCAGTGGCGGCTCGCGGCGGATGCCCTGGCTGGCGCGTTCCTCGAAATCGGCCGTGCGATCGGGGAAGAGGCGCGCGGCATGGCCGAGGCGCTGGCAATCGTCAAGCGGCCGGGCTCGCGGCTCTATTCTGATGAGCTTTGCTACGAGCAGATTGCGGCTGTCGATCCGGCAAGTGGTGAACACATTTCGCGCCAGTATCGGATCCGCTGCGGCTGCTGTCTCTATTTCAAGACGGAGGGCGGCAGCTTCTGCGACACCTGCGTCCTGCTGGAGCCGGAAGATCGCCGTGCGCGGCTGGTGACGCATCTCATGCAAAACGGCGGGGCCTGA
- a CDS encoding CbtA family protein, translated as MIVRTLLAAIVAGLIAGVFMTGAQELRVTPLILHAEEFEGEAPAPTEQPAAQPGAAQPAAENHDQHSSLKAVSPLGALLDALSPITPAYAHEGEHEDGGIMFGMSRFSGTLIANLVTGSGFGLLLAGVSLVIGYPITLRNGALWGACGWLAVHMLPAIGLPPELPGFPAAELGDRQTWWLATVALSAVGLYLVVLREEIVSKVTGLVLIAAPHVYGAPQPLDITSNVPAVLGAEFAVAALATTLAFWIVLGVVSGFINERFVKA; from the coding sequence ATGATTGTCAGAACGCTTCTGGCCGCGATCGTGGCTGGATTGATTGCCGGTGTCTTCATGACCGGCGCCCAGGAATTGCGCGTCACGCCGCTGATCCTGCATGCGGAAGAATTCGAAGGCGAGGCTCCGGCCCCCACCGAACAGCCCGCCGCCCAGCCGGGTGCGGCACAGCCTGCCGCGGAAAACCACGACCAGCATTCGTCGCTCAAGGCCGTGTCGCCGCTCGGCGCCTTGCTCGACGCGCTGTCGCCGATCACGCCCGCCTATGCCCATGAGGGCGAGCACGAGGACGGCGGCATCATGTTCGGCATGAGCCGCTTCTCCGGCACGCTGATCGCGAACCTCGTCACCGGTTCCGGCTTCGGCCTGCTGCTCGCCGGCGTCAGCCTGGTGATCGGCTACCCGATCACGCTTCGGAACGGCGCGCTCTGGGGCGCCTGCGGCTGGCTTGCCGTGCACATGTTGCCGGCGATCGGCCTGCCGCCGGAACTGCCTGGCTTTCCGGCCGCCGAACTGGGCGACCGCCAGACCTGGTGGCTCGCAACGGTGGCGCTTTCGGCCGTCGGCCTTTATCTCGTCGTCCTGCGCGAGGAGATCGTCTCCAAGGTCACGGGCCTCGTGCTGATCGCAGCGCCCCATGTCTATGGTGCGCCGCAGCCGCTCGACATCACCAGCAACGTTCCGGCCGTGCTCGGCGCAGAGTTTGCGGTTGCCGCACTCGCCACCACGCTCGCCTTCTGGATCGTGCTCGGCGTCGTCTCCGGCTTCATCAACGAGCGCTTCGTCAAAGCATAG
- a CDS encoding CbtB-domain containing protein yields MATSTISSTPLSLSDRLTAGVIALFIGAFLVFGAGLANSAVLHDTAHDTRHSYGFPCH; encoded by the coding sequence ATGGCTACGTCTACCATTTCGAGCACCCCGCTCTCCCTCAGCGATCGTCTGACCGCTGGCGTCATCGCGCTCTTCATCGGCGCATTCCTCGTCTTCGGCGCCGGCCTTGCCAACTCGGCCGTGCTGCACGACACGGCGCACGACACCCGCCACTCCTACGGCTTCCCCTGCCACTGA